In Vitis vinifera cultivar Pinot Noir 40024 chromosome 17, ASM3070453v1, one genomic interval encodes:
- the LOC100263859 gene encoding TORTIFOLIA1-like protein 3 yields the protein MDQPKQSSPQNLKHRVFTCLTKLSDRDTQSIAATELESIARTLTQDLLPPFLSCIHQTDPSDKSPVRKQCVRLLGILSETHGDALSPFLSKMLSNLIRRLRDPDSAVRSTCINAISAMSSHITKPPFSSIVKPLAETLFTEQDHNAQIGASLCLASAIDAAPDPDPALLRRLLPRIEKLLKCDSFKAKPAVLTLIGSIVEAGGATSYNVVKNLVPCAVGFLSSEDWAARKAAAEVLVKLAVMERDMLSEFKSSCLKTFEARRFDKVKAVRDTMNQMLGAWKEIPDVSNDVSPPPQSQSSSKENASDGRYPLESRNSCTGGSEVPLMRKKSIPTSISPQLNSSSATTVRRRGPVDKSGSAMFRKLERKKASDLKVEVTAPHAPSVMRIHEDGLKKKDEKAPERGENEKNRFTKPETRRVLFTKNSDDKMNKFGGFRSGSRVVPCQEENSETTVEVSNTTEVPHRNHKECEDLSLIRKQLVQIENQQSSLLNLLEKFMGSSQNGLRSLETRVHGLELALDEISFDLAVSNRRMSSTDTAGATCCMLPGADFLSSKFWRKTEGRGSTSRFSPSHATQSGTAMRYIAGKNDNAGTFKSENLRFRLQGGGGFVVNPLAEIPSDSRDISEVSSNRISKNAHETA from the exons ATGGATCAGCCCAAGCAATCGTCGCCTCAGAACCTGAAACACCGGGTTTTCACCTGCCTCACCAAGCTTTCCGACCGGGATACCCAGTCCATCGCCGCCACGGAGCTCGAGTCCATTGCTCGAACCCTCACTCAGGACCTGCTCCCGCCGTTTCTATCATGCATTCACCAGACCGACCCCTCCGACAAGTCTCCGGTCCGCAAACAATGCGTCAGACTCCTCGGAATCCTCTCTGAGACCCACGGGGATGCCCTGTCACCCTTCCTCTCGAAAATGCTCTCTAACCTTATCCGCCGACTCCGTGACCCCGACTCCGCCGTCCGATCCACATGCATCAATGCCATCTCCGCCATGTCCTCTCACATCACCAAACCTCCGTTCTCCTCCATTGTTAAGCCGCTCGCTGAAACTCTATTCACTGAGCAGGATCACAACGCGCAGATCGGCGCCTCGTTGTGCCTCGCTTCGGCGATCGACGCTGCGCCGGATCCGGATCCTGCACTGTTGCGAAGGCTGTTGCCGAGGATCGAGAAGCTCCTGAAGTGTGATAGCTTCAAAGCGAAGCCGGCGGTTTTGACTCTAATTGGAAGCATTGTCGAAGCCGGTGGTGCGACGAGTTACAATGTGGTGAAGAATTTGGTGCCTTGTGCGGTGGGATTTTTGAGCAGTGAGGACTGGGCGGCAAGGAAGGCGGCGGCAGAGGTTCTTGTGAAGCTGGCTGTGATGGAGAGAGATATGTTGTCGGAGTTCAAGTCTTCTTGTCTGAAGACATTTGAGGCTCGAAGATTCGACAAG GTGAAGGCTGTGAGAGATACTATGAATCAGATGTTGGGAGCTTGGAAGGAGATTCCTGATGTTTCCAATGATGTCTCGCCACCGCCGCAATCACAATCATCTTCCAAAG AGAATGCAAGTGATGGGCGCTACCCACTTGAGTCCAGAAATTCTTGCACTGGTGGCTCTGAAGTGCCTCTGATGAGGAAGAAATCCATTCCAACCAGTATATCGCCTCAGCTCAATAGTTCATCTGCAACCACTGTGAGGAGGAGAGGTCCTGTAGATAAATCAGGTTCAGCAATGTTCCGGAAGCTGGAGCGTAAGAAGGCTTCTGATTTGAAAGTGGAAGTTACTGCTCCTCATGCTCCCTCTGTCATGAGGATTCATGAGGATGGCCTTAAGAAGAAAGATGAGAAAGCTCCAGAAAGAGGGGAGAATGAGAAAAATAGGTTCACAAAGCCAGAAACAAGGCGAGTCCTCTTCACTAAGAATTCAGATGACAAGATGAATAAGTTTGGTGGATTCAGGTCCGGATCTCGTGTGGTTCCATGTCAAGAGGAGAATTCTGAGACTACTGTTGAAGTGAGTAACACAACTGAGGTTCCGCATAGAAACCATAAAGAGTGTGAGGATCTATCTCTGATCCGTAAGCAGCTTGTTCAGATTGAAAACCAGCAATCCAGTCTGCTAAATCTCCTCGAG AAATTCATGGGAAGCTCCCAGAATGGATTGAGATCCCTGGAGACACGTGTTCATGGCCTAGAGCTCGCATTGGACGAGATCTCATTTGACTTGGCTGTGTCAAACAGAAGGATGTCAAGCACAGACACTGCAGGAGCCACATGCTGCATGCTACCTGGTGCTGATTTTCTGAGCTCCAAGTTTTGGAGGAAAACAGAAGGCCGGGGATCAACATCAAGGTTTTCTCCTTCTCATGCCACTCAATCAGGCACTGCCATGCGCTACATAGCTGGAAAGAATGACAATGCTGGAACATTCAAGTCGGAGAACCTAAGGTTTCGGCTCCAGGGTGGTGGTGGATTTGTTGTGAATCCATTGGCCGAGATTCCCAGTGATTCAAGGGATATTTCAGAAGTCTCGTCAAATAGAATTTCAAAGAATGCTCACGAGACTGCCTAG